In Syngnathus scovelli strain Florida chromosome 11, RoL_Ssco_1.2, whole genome shotgun sequence, one DNA window encodes the following:
- the mybphb gene encoding myosin binding protein Hb has product MPAKPAPIKKKLVKKVENAPAPAPEPEAAPAPAPEPTPEASPVVETPPAESAAPAEGAPADAEAVAPAEDATPAVEGEATAAPPAEGGEAAPADAEAAEVPEPEEPKAPSPPPPPPKEPTSAPLDLFVEDKNDTSVTIFWSQPEVIGPSGLDGYIIEVCQDGTEDWKASNEDLQKSCRYIIKNQTTGDRLKIRVVAVNAGGRSPPVTLPEAVVVKEVADRPKVRMPRFLRQRYVANVGDKINLTIPFTGKPKPVVSWTKNGQPLEKSRVNIRSTERDSILFIRVAERDDSGVYEMSVKVDDFEDKATLTLQIVELPGPPASIKIVDTWGFNVALEWTPPKDNGNTEITGYTIQKADKKTGDWFTVMEHYHRLNATISDLVMGNTYKFRAFSENKCGISEEAAVTKDEAKIVKTGIEYKAPEYQQHDFSEAPKFTTSLANRATTVGYSTKLLCSVRGYPKPKIEWLKNQMVIGDDPKFRQICVQGICSLEIRKPVSFDGGVYTCRAKNNHGEVMVSCKLEVRQPVVVEAEKK; this is encoded by the exons ATGCCGGCCAAGCCTGCCCCGATTAAGAAGAAACTAGTCAAGAAGGTGGAAAATGCGCCGGCGCCCGCACCTGAGCCGGAGGCGGCCCCTGCCCCGGCTCCCGAGCCAACCCCGGAGGCCTCCCCGGTCGTGGAAACCCCCCCGGCCGAGTCTGCCGCTCCGGCAGAGGGGGCGCCCGCTGATGCAGAGGCGGTTGCACCTGCTGAGGACGCCACGCCTGCTGTGGAGGGCGAGGCCACTGCTGCCCCCCCGGCCGAAGGGGGTGAAGCCGCACCGGCAGACG CTGAAGCTGCTGAGGTGCCTGAGCCTGAGGAGCCTAAAGCACCCAGTCCGCCGCCACCTCCACCCAAAG AGCCCACAAGCGCCCCCCTTGATCTGTTCGTGGAGGACAAGAACGACACTTCAGTGACGATCTTCTGGAGCCAGCCGGAGGTTATCGGCCCGTCCGGCCTAGACGGCTACATCATTGAGGTGTGCCAGGATGGAA CTGAGGACTGGAAGGCCTCAAACGAAGACCTTCAGAAGTCCTGCCGCTACATCATCAAGAACCAGACTACCGGAGACCGGCTCAAGATCCGCGTGGTGGCCGTCAACGCCGGTGGACGAAGTCCGCCCGTGACCCTCCCTGAGGCTGTTGTGGTGAAGGAGGTTGCCG ATCGTCCCAAGGTGCGCATGCCTCGCTTCCTCAGGCAGAGATACGTGGCTAATGTTGGAGACAAGATCAATCTGACCATCCCCTTCACA GGCAAACCCAAGCCTGTGGTGAGCTGGACCAAAAATGGGCAGCCGCTAGAGAAATCAAGGGTGAACATCCGTAGCACGGAGAGAGACAGCATTCTCTTTATCCGAGTGGCAGAGAGGGACGACTCCGGCGTCTATGAGATGTCCGTCAAAGTGGACGACTTTGAGGACAAGGCCACACTCACCCTGCAGATTGTCG AGCTTCCTGGGCCTCCGGCCAGCATAAAGATTGTAGACACATGGGGCTTCAACGTGGCTCTGGAGTGGACGCCACCCAAAGACAATGGCAACACAGAAATCACAGGTTACACTATCCAGAAGGCCGACAAGAAGACCGGA GACTGGTTCACTGTGATGGAGCACTACCACCGACTCAATGCCACCATCTCGGACCTCGTCATGGGCAACACCTACAAGTTCCGCGCGTTCTCTGAAAACAAGTGCGGAATCAGTGAGGAGGCGGCAGTCACTAAGGATGAGGCCAAGATCGTCAAGACGG GAATTGAGTACAAGGCCCCAGAGTACCAGCAGCATGACTTCTCGGAGGCACCCAAGTTCACCACCTCTCTGGCCAACCGAGCCACAACGGTGGGCTACAGCACCAAGCTGCTGTGCTCCGTCAGGGGATACCCCAAG CCCAAGATCGAGTGGCTGAAGAACCAAATGGTCATCGGCGACGACCCCAAATTCCGTCAGATCTGCGTGCAGGGCATCTGTTCCCTCGAGATCCGCAAGCCGGTGAGCTTCGACGGAGGCGTTTACACCTGCCGAGCTAAGAACAACCACGGCGAGGTCATGGTCAGCTGCAAGCTTGAAGTTCGAC AGCCCGTTGTTGTAGAGGCGGAGAAGAAATAG